In Lolium perenne isolate Kyuss_39 chromosome 5, Kyuss_2.0, whole genome shotgun sequence, the sequence tgcgttctgatcggggaggcgaatatctgagttattagtttggcatgcatttaaagaaatacagaatactttcacagttgacaccgcagggaacaccacagcgcaatggtgtgtccgaacatcgtaatcgaactctcttggatatggttcgatctatgatgtctcttaccgatttgccattatcgttttggggttatgcattagagacagccgcattcactttaaatagggcaccatctaaatccgttgaaacgacaccgtatgaattatggtttggaaagaaacctaagctatcgttccttaaagtttggggttgcgaagcttatgtaaagaagttacaacctgacaagctagaacccaaagcgggtaAATGCGTCttaataggataccctaaagaaacaattgggtacactttctatcacagatccgaaggcaaaatctttgttgccaagaacggatcctttcttgagaaggagtttctcactaaagaagtgactggaaggaaagtagaacttgacgaggttaatgaaccttctctcgtagatcagagtagcgcagtgccggaagatgttcctgtgcagccagcaccgataggagaggaagaaaatgatgatgatcatgaaacttcgaacgaggaagctactgaacctcgcagatcgacgagggagtgtaccactcctgattggtatgatccctgtctaaatatcatgattgtggacaacaatgatgaagaccctgcgacgtatgaagaagaaatgatgagcccagattccaacaaatggcaagaagccatgaaatccgaaatgggatccatgtatgataaccaagtatggactttggtagacttacctgatagccgcaaggctgtcgagaataaatggatcttcaaaagaaaaatagatgctgatggtaatattactgtctataaagctcgacttgtcgcaaagggtttccgataaattcaaggagttgactacgatgagactttctcacctgtagcgaagctaaagtctgtgaggattttgttagcaattgctgcatttttcgattatgagatttggcagatggatgtcaaaacggcgttccttaatggtgatattgaggaagagttgtatatggtacaacccaaaggttttgtcaatcctaaaaatgctgacaaggtatgcaaacttcagcgctccatttatggactgaagcaagcatcccggagttggaaccgacgctttgatagggtgatcaaagacttcgggtttatacagactcatggtgaggcctgtatttacaagaaagtgagtgggagctctgtagcattcctgatattatatgtagatgacatattattgattgggaatgatatagaactactaagcagtattaaaggttatttgaataagtgtttttcaatgaaagaccttggtgaagcagcgtacattttaggcatcaagatttatagagataaatcaagacgcctaatagggctttcacagagtacatacttgtacaagattctaaagaagtttagaatggatgaaagtaagaaagggttcttgcctatgttgccaggtaaggtcttgagtaaaactcaaggtccggctacggcagaagaaagagagaggatgaacaagatcccctatgcctcggcagtatgctatgttatgtactagaccggatatcgcacatgctattagtttgaccagcagatatcagagtgatccaggaatggaacactgggcaGCGGtctagaatatcctgaagtacttgaaaaggactaaggatttgtttctttgttatggaggtgaccaagagctcgttgtaaccagttacaccgatgcaagttggaacattgatcctgatgactctaagtctcggtCTGGGTACGTATTTAtactgaatggtgctgcagtaagctggatgagttccaaacagtgcacggtggtgaagtcttcaactgaatctgaatacatagtggcttcggaggcttcatcggaagaggtatggatgaagaggttcattgttgagcttggtgtggttcctagtgcattggacccattagtcatctattgtgacaacatgggtgccatcgccaatgcacaagaaccaaggtcacacaagaaactAAAGCATataaagctgcgttttcattcgattcgcgagtacatcagagatggtgaagtaaagatttgcaaagtacacacagatctgaatgtggcagatccgttgactaaagctctccctagagcaaagcatgaccaacaccagaatgccatgggtgttaggtaccttacaatgtaatctagattattgactctagtgcaagtgggagactgttggagatatgcccaagaggcaataataatgtGGTTATtagaatatatctttgtgtttatgataaatgtttgcataccattctataattgtattaaccgaaacattgatacatgtgtgttatgtaaacaacaagaagtccctagtaagcctcttgtataactagcttgttgattaatagatgatcatggtttcgtgatcatgaacattggatgttattaataacaaggttatgtcattggatgaatgatataatggacacacacccaaataagcgtaacatgagatcaagtcattaagttcaacttgctataagctttcgatacatagttacctagtccttcgaccatgagatcgtgtaaatcacttacaccggaaggatgctttgattacatcaaacgccattgcgtaaatgggtggttataaagatgggactaagtatttggaaagtgtgagttgacgcatatggatcaatagtgggatttgtccatcccgatgacgaattgatatactctgggccctctcgatggaatgtcgtctaattagcttgcaagcatgtgactgggtcacaagagatgacataccatggtacgagtaaagagtacttgtcgtaaacgaggttgaactaggtatggagataccgatgatcgaacctcggacaagtaaagtatcgcgtgacaaagggaatcagtatcgtatgtaaatggttcaatcgatcactgagttatcgctgaatgtgtgggagccattatggatctccagatcccgctattggttattgggcggagaggagtctcgatcatggctgcatagttcacgaaccgtagggtgacgcgcttaaggttcgatgtcgcataagttgattcggaatatgagatggagacgaagtttgttcagagtctcggatgggatccaggacatcacgaggaggtccggaatggtccggagaataagattcatatatgggaagtcacttTCCGGGGTTCAGGAAagttccggtgttttgaccggagcttctagaagtttCCAGAgggtcaccagtgggcccaccagcCCAGAAGgggccacataggcgccacatggcatggtgggtcctGCCCAGTATGACATGTAGGCCCAGGCCGGCCCACccctagagataagatctatctctaatttaaatggtttaaatctagagataagatctatctcctaATTTAAAGGGTTAAATGAAGAGATAAGGGGATAGGCTTGGAGGGAAGATATCCCCCCCAATGTGCCGGCCAAGGGAGAGGTGGGGCcaagggggaaaccctaggccgacccctccccctatataaagaggggagggggtggccgaccaAACCACCCCTCACACAaaaccctggccgcccccctctctcctccatacaaCTGCTccagcttaggcgaagccctgcagttattctcctccaccaccaccaccacgccgtcgtgctgctgggattccgtggagatctaccacacctccgttgcccgctggaacggggagaggacgggcttcatcgacaccgtacgcacgaccgagtacggaagtgatgtcggattgcagcacggacgatcgactacatcaacaacgagatgtaatctcgtaggctttggaatcttcgagggttagtctcatgatcttctcgatgcttcgatcttggtagattagatcttgcttcttcctagattggatcttggtttttgttcatgttcacggtagaattttttttgttttccatgcaacgaaccccatcaatcccgttccccaaagggatttggggcgcgccggacgaaAAATTGTTCCGGCCGATGCCCCAAAGCCTCTTTttatccggcgcggcccgatacggtgttcggcgcccagcccgtccccgctacataggggacgctccgggcacgccggacacaacgaaaagtgaGGCGGGCTCCCACCTGTCGGCAACTATTTCTATAACCGTTGGTTAGCGCCTTTTATTTCTCGTCGCGCCTTCCCTCCCGCGCCTCCGAcacctccgccgccgctggataTGCCGGCCGTTTCGACGGCTGGCTCTCTCGCCGGCCTTTTCACCGCCGCTGTTTCGCCAGCGCGTCCCAAAATGCGGCgtaaaatccgccccacctccgcgcacgcaAGGTGTTCAACGTGTCAAGTAGGCGCGATTGTCCGCTCTTCGTTGCCTCGTCTGCCGcgacgcaattttaaccattaattttgcttcagacatggataACAACAACGAGATGCTTGTCCAACTGCTGGAGGACGAGGTAAGCCTTCGACGACAGCATCCgaaagcatttgctgatcatcgcgtccctccagcacATGATTGACGCCAAGGTGGAGAAGCGAAAGAGGCTGCGCCGCGAAGGATCAAAGTCAGGAGAAAGAAATCGAAGCCCCGCaaaggatggaggggcataccatgctgcacaatTTTCGGCGCCGACATAGGATGAGCAAATGTTTGTTCATTAATATCCTCCACggggttcgagagttcgacctgtACTTTAAACTCAAACACGACGATGTAGGCGTtgccgggttctcgtcgattcagaagtgcgcCGTCGCCATGAGAATGCTTGCATACAGAGCACCTACtaatacacaggacgactacatTCACATAAGTGAATCTACAATCACCGAATGCATGTACAAGGGTGGGGTACTTGAGAGAACCAAGTGAAGAAGAGACTGCAAAAATCATGCCACAAAATggaccacttttgtcaaaacaatctcagcTCCATCAGATCAAAAAACATGATGTCATTCATTGTTTTATTGTTTGATGTATTTTAATTTAAAAATAATGTTGGTAAAtatatttatttgtatgctatatTGAGGACGCAACTAGAGATGCTATAAGGGGTAAACAGCTTGATGTATTGCACAGCACTATGGTCACGTGCATTGGATGCAGTTAAGAACTCTTATTTGTGCATTAAAGGTGACAAACGCTAGTGCTTAGACAAAAAAGAGTTCATGTTTCTACACATTTTTCGAAGATCAGAAACTAGATCGATTGGTATGTACCACATAAAGATTGACATACAACTTTTTTTTAGCAAAAACAGGTTATGTAACGAAATAAATAATAGAAAATTTATAAACGTATGGATCATACACATCGCAAGTACACAAATAAGAATTTGTAATCAATTTTGTAGTGATGTAAATTATATCATCAATATACATATACAAGCTCTGTTCCTGTTTAGTCAAAACGAAACCACAGATTACAACTCTACTACCTAAGCCACCACACCAGGTCAATTAGACCAGAACTGAGGGAGTAGTAATATCACCGTTAAACTTGTAGTAATAATTATATAACCAATATACTGACAGATTAGAGCTGCAGTTGACATTGATATATAAGGTACACAATTGGTATTATTTGTGTCTATGTAGACAAAACAAGAAAACAGCAACAATAACATACCCAAAGAGAAGAAATCCAATTATCAAGGAAAGATTAAGGGTGAACAACGACCTCAGAAATTTGGTAGTGACAGCATGGCCAATACAAAGCCAATCAGTCCCGAAATCATATAGGTTATCAGCACAGGTCATTTCACCTGAAAAACAGAACTACCCAATCACAATTGCTAAAATTCACATCATATTCAATAATGATAGAAAAACCTAGTAAGCACAAAACAAATATTCAAATTGGCCTCAGAATTGCAGAATGACAGCATAGCTGCATAACAGCTGATCAGTCCCGAAAGATGGTATGATTAGAAGGTTTTTCCTCACCGGACCAATATGAACAAAACACAAATACTGGAAGTTAACATTGAAGAAAATCTGAACTAGATTCAAAATAATAGAACATCAGAATTGCAGATTAGACAGCATGGCACACGCTGTGCACCAATCAGTCCCGAAAGATGGTGTGTTTTAATCGTGCTATCATCATTGTCCAGCCATATCACTACCAAACAGAAAAATAAGCAATCCAAGACCACAGAAAGAAAAAAGCACAGAAATCTTTACTAGAACTTGTGTTTTGAGATAACAAAGGTGGGAACTGGACATCAGAATTGCAGATTAGACAGCATGGCACACATTGTGCACCAATCAGTCCCGAAAGATGGTGTGTTTTAATCGTGTTATCATCATTGTCCAGCCATATCACCAACAAACAGAAAAATAAgcaatccaagaaggaaagaaaaGAAGCACAGAAAACAGAACTAGAGAGAAAGAAATTGTGTTTTTGAGTTAAAAAAGGTGGGAAATGGACATCAGAATTGCAGATTAGACAGCATGGCACACATTGTGCACCAATCAGTCCCGAAAGATGGTGTGTTTTAATCGTGTTATCATCATTGTCCAGCCATATCACCAACAGAAAAATAAGCAATCCAAGAGCAAGGGAAGAAATGCAGCACAGAACAGTTCTAAATGATTATAAGGGTTTACAAATCAGCCATTAAAAGAAAAACAATTTATCGATAAAGAAAGAATGGCCCTCTTTAggcatttggtacaaaaccagacACAGAAAAATCAAACCAAAAGATGACAGCATGGTCACATAGCATCCTATCAGTCCCAAAGATGGTATGTTTTTTCATCACCGGACAAACATAATTAAACAAGACAATGCCAGCATTGAGACATGAACCTGAACCATAGCAAACTCGAATTTCTTAAAAGGCAGCAAAATTTGGACATCAGAATTGCAGATTTGACAGCATGGCACAGTGCACCAATCAGTCCCGAAAGATGGTGTGTTAAATTCGTGTTTTTCATCATTGTCCAGCCAAATTCCAATCCACAAAAAATTGATAAATACCAAACAATAAATGAAAACAAGACCTAAGATAATACAGAACTAATAGATCAGTATGCTCAAATATGCCCTCAGACATCCAAGGAAGGAATTAGCAGCATTAGCTCTCAAGCCTGGCTGGGCGAAAGCTCTTAGGCGGCAACTGCGAATGTTTTGAGAAACAAGCCAATAGTGCATCATCACTGGGCATTAGCATCCATTGAAGCAAAATAAAGTggaagaacaaaatctctctctaGCATTGCATCAGATATCCAAGAAGGATCTAGCAAAATGTATTTTAAAACACACTGGGAAAAGTACCAAGGCTCAGACATCCAAGGAAGGAATTGGCAGCATCAACTCTCAAGCCTGGCAAGGCGAAAGCTCTTAGGCGGCAACTGCGAATGTTTTGAGAAACAAGCCTTAAATTTTGTCATCATAGCCATATTTTCCAAGTAACAACTTCAAAGCAAATAAGGTATGCATTAACATGTGGGAATTCAATCACAATAATCGGCTCTGTGTCCCAATTGATGTGTGGTCACAGGTTCCTATCAATATGTGAAACTAAATCTAGGCCCAACCATAGATCCTATGGCAATGCATGTAGCTACCAGAGAAGGACTATCAGGCCGAAGTTAAAATTAACAAATAGCTAACAGAATAGTACAGGAAATATGGCCAAGCTAAATCATAAAATATGCTTCCAAGATAGACAAGGTTATGTGATTATAACATTTGCACAAGACAAGAAGTTCTTTATAGCTACTAAAACGAGATGACACAAAAAACAACTATATATTGTGTAGAACAGTGGCTGGAATCAACCTCAGAAAGCCGCATAAAATATCGTCATTTGTTAATCTGACGGTAATTCCAACATGTAGCTAATCATCATTGGATTAACTCTGGTTTCCATTATACTCCAGAGGTGTAACAAACTAAATAAAGCCGTTGTAAGAATCCCACAAAATTGGATAGATATACATGCAATGagcaaaacaaaaacagaaaatGTATCATCAGAATACAAATACTTCTCATTCACAGGAAAATAGCACTGTGTCAGAAGGTGTCCTAAGATTTTTTCAAGGTCTCTTCACCTGATACTAGAAAAAGACATAAAATCCGATAAACAAGTGATGTCCAAATAAGTTTTCAATAGAATACATGCTTCAGTCCGAGCAGACACAAAAGTAAAAACAGTAAAAAttaggcaaagaaggcaaacaatcAGTAAGCCAAATTGTCGGAGGGCAATAGTTACACAGTGGTGGCATAAAGTTATTAGGTTCGATTCTGCCAGCGATGTCCTCAGTGCGTTCAGAAGAGGGAGCTTGTTTGTCATCATCACAACAAAGCCTACTCTAAAACAACACGGGGAACTAACAAAAATAGGAACGAAAAGAGCCATAATATAAATATAGACGACAAAGACATAAATGTGATGGCTCAGTTCAGCGGGATACTCGGCATACAGATCATTCTCAAAAGAGAATGACAAGTGATTTGGTCTGTTGAGCTTGAATATTACCAAGTCGTCACTGCCATCACCAGAAAAAAACCAATCGCAATGAAAAGTTTTCAAATAAACAAAACCTATCAGCAATCAGCAACACAGGAAAACATCTGGCCAAGAGGATACTCACTCCTAATATATCTATCTAGATAACCAAAATGATTGATGGCATCACGTAATAGTAAGCAATGCATACATAAGCATATTCCATTTCCAACATAACAGTCATACAGGTCTTAATAAGATGCGCAATCATCAGTACTGGAAAACATGCATACTGGAACGGAACAGAGCTACTAGGGAACAAAAAAAGGGCCTCAGATCTACTTCTCCGAGGAGTTGGGGCCGCGCTTCTTGCCGAAGCCGACGACGGCGGTGACGAAGCGGCGGTTGTACTGGATGCGCTTGTGGGCGCGGCCGCGCGGCTGCTTCTTCTTGTCCTGCTTGGCCACCTTGGGCGTCTGGCCCCGGACCTTCCCGGCGCGGGCCAACGATCCGTGAACCTTACCTGAGCACACCACAGCGGCGGGTAAGAAACGGAGAAGCACAAAACGAGTAGAGAGGGGGTCAGATTGTTACCCATGGCGTGGAGCGGCGGCGGTCGTACGGTCCCCGGCGACGAGGTGACGGCGAGCCTCGTGCGGCGGCGGCTAGACCGGTGGGAGAATTTATAGATGCTACTAGGGTTTCTTCATTGGGCCGTGGGTTCATGGGCCCACTGAAATGTTTTTGTATGGGTTTACGGCCCACGGCCACCCGAGAGAAACcctcgcagcagcagcagcagcagcggcggcgcagGAGCACACCAGCGAGCGAGCTCAGCGGCGGCGAGATGCCGCGGCCGGAGGTGCAGGCGCCGCCGGAGATATTCTACAACGAGTCGGAGGCGCGCAAGtacaccacctcctcccgcatcaTCGAAATCCAGGCGAGGATTTCCGAGAGGGCGCTGGAGCTGCTCGCCCTCCCCaacgatggcgtccccaggatgcTCCTCGACATCGGTCAGCTTCTGTCCTACGCTCTCTCACAGCCCAATTATATATGTTATGTTTcctttggagaatcctttggttgAACTGTGGTACGTGAATCGCAGGGTGCGGCTCTGGACTTAGCGGTGAGACCTTGACTGAACATGGCCACCACTGGATTGGCTGCGATATTTCAGAGTCCATGCTTGGTGAGGAACTCCACTCACGTTGTTTGTTGCTAGCTACTATGGGCATGTCGGTGAGTTGCTGCTTAAGTTTCTGTTCTGGAGCTTCACTTTTGTTTTCCCTTGCAGACGTTGCTCTAGAGCGGGAAGCAGAGGGTGACCTCCTACTCGCGGACATGGGCGAGGTAAATTACACGTTATGTTGTTGGCTTAGTGGAGAAATTTATGCTTACTATTATGCTTACAATAACTCATCTTCCAGGGCTTAGGCCTGCGCCCAGGAGTTATTGATGGTGCAATCAGTATTTCAGCAGTTCAGGTTAACCTTTTAAGTTGTTGTTTTGTTTCTGCAACTAACTTgccttgtttatttcatcatttcTAATTGTTCCACTACTCTTCTTTGTCGACTGTGTACAGTGGTTGTGCAATGCTGACAAGTCATCTCATGAACCAAGATTGCGGTTAAAGTACGTGAAGTTATATTGCAGTCTATCTCTTGTGTTATCTGCAACCAGTTCTTAACCTTGACATGTGCATGCTTTTTCAGGGCTTTCTTTGGATCACTATATAGATGCCTAGCAAGGGGAGCAAGAGCCGTTCTACAATTTTATGCTGATAATGTGAAGCAAACTGAAATGCTCGTGTCTTTTGCCATGAATGCTGGTTTTGCTGGTGGAGTGGTTATTGACTGGCCTCATAGGTAAGAATTTCATTGCCTTGAAGCCATGGTGTGCGAACAGTCTTATGAATTTCATGCTGTAGACTTCTGCTGATGCCTTTCCTCTGACAGTTCGAAAGCAAAGAAATCCTACCTTGTCCTCACTTGTGGTTCACCTTCTGTTGCCACATCTCTCCCAAAGGCGAAAGGTCAAGATGGTGAGATGTGCagcagtgatgatgatgatgatgatgacgatgatgatgagagCAATGATGACCAAACAGTAAGCTCGCCCTTAACAAGACAATTTTCTGTTTTATACATTTTGAACTTATTTACTGCTCTTAATCTCTATCCTTTGTCTGCTGCTTTATT encodes:
- the LOC127300186 gene encoding small ribosomal subunit protein eS30z/eS30y/eS30x, with translation MGKVHGSLARAGKVRGQTPKVAKQDKKKQPRGRAHKRIQYNRRFVTAVVGFGKKRGPNSSEK
- the LOC127300185 gene encoding 18S rRNA (guanine-N(7))-methyltransferase RID2 isoform X1; the protein is MGPLKCFCMGLRPTATREKPSQQQQQQRRRRSTPASELSGGEMPRPEVQAPPEIFYNESEARKYTTSSRIIEIQARISERALELLALPNDGVPRMLLDIGCGSGLSGETLTEHGHHWIGCDISESMLDVALEREAEGDLLLADMGEGLGLRPGVIDGAISISAVQWLCNADKSSHEPRLRLKAFFGSLYRCLARGARAVLQFYADNVKQTEMLVSFAMNAGFAGGVVIDWPHSSKAKKSYLVLTCGSPSVATSLPKAKGQDGEMCSSDDDDDDDDDDESNDDQTDDDNDRLCENARDEPIKNQAMNSDHGSAHGTSKRKRVTRSNKQPKRTKLNPDEDEEVISSSSSDEDTQLPIDH
- the LOC127300185 gene encoding 18S rRNA (guanine-N(7))-methyltransferase RID2 isoform X2, which translates into the protein MGPLKCFCMGLRPTATREKPSQQQQQQRRRRSTPASELSGGEMPRPEVQAPPEIFYNESEARKYTTSSRIIEIQARISERALELLALPNDGVPRMLLDIGCGSGLSGETLTEHGHHWIGCDISESMLDVALEREAEGDLLLADMGEGLGLRPGVIDGAISISAVQWLCNADKSSHEPRLRLKAFFGSLYRCLARGARAVLQFYADNVKQTEMLVSFAMNAGFAGGVVIDWPHSSKAKKSYLVLTCGSPSVATSLPKAKGQDGEMCSSDDDDDDDDDDESNDDQTVGTYGRNRSNKRRNVNNNKNGRGRDWLLRKKEQMRKRGREVPADTKYTGRKRKTRF